The following proteins are co-located in the Betta splendens chromosome 9, fBetSpl5.4, whole genome shotgun sequence genome:
- the LOC114862852 gene encoding uncharacterized protein LOC114862852, with amino-acid sequence MSVPFSGWEVVDDGASYPGVELKPSQKPQNRGVYAMYHGTSVASARLIISGGFKRSAGGMLGPGVYVSRNRSKASSYPLHAQPADRVVLELRVRVGRVKRIDKDNHPMQYSWHAKGYDTAWVPPRCGMKAVPSGREEDCVFDPRRVEVVGIAKAPSPSVEKELRQLMGKRSKRGDAAAAAANAVNVCALCNRKTQEGSQHIKQQCWQCGTTICILAPKHFCPAEPLPFSGWEVVDDGASYPGVELKPSQKPQNRGVYAMYHGTSVASARLIIAHGFKQSSGGTLGRGVYVSRNRSKASSYPLHAQPADRVVFELRVRADGYDTAWLPPSAVRLEEDCVFDPKRVEVVGIAQAPSPSVEKELLQLIGKKSKRKNAAAAVAAAINCILHFCLTDPLLNCFQFYTAFSLSVSINDKRSAFSLSLSVSFPSGMSVQFFGWEATYDDDSPRLELGAAQEPKDRGVYIMFHGTSVANARAIITNGFRQSPKGMLGPGVYVSRDRKKAERYPLNINHAERVVLELHVRVGRVKRIDKDDHPMQYTWSKQGYDTAWVPPNCGMKAVPSGLSEDCVYDPQRVKVVAVAKAPGSVLTEFQQLVANSLGDSAEVDSAGVCSVCNRKTTQGSPHVIQPCWGCGQNICPLMNKHVCTVRI; translated from the exons ATGTCGGTGCCGTTCTCGGGCTGGGAGGTGGTGGACGATGGAGCTTCCTATCCTGGGGTGGAGCTGAAGCCGTCGCAGAAGCCTCAGAACCGGGGCGTCTACGCCATGTACCACGGCACCAGCGTGGCCAGCGCTCGCCTCATCATCTCCGGTGGCTTCAAACGGTCGGCCGGCGGCATGCTGGGACCGGGCGTCTACGTGAGCCGGAACAGGAGCAAGGCATCCAGCTACCCGCTCCACGCGCAGCCTGCAGACCGCGTGGTGCTTGAGCTGCGCGTGCGGGTGGGGCGCGTGAAGCGCATCGACAAAGACAATCACCCTATGCAGTACTCCTGGCACGCAAAGGGCTACGACACCGCCTGGGTCCCCCCCAGGTGTGGCATGAAGGCCGTGCCCAGCGGCAGAGAGGAAGACTGCGTGTTTGACCccaggagggtggaggtggtgggcaTCGCAAAGGCCCCGAGCCCCAGCGTCGAGAAAGAGCTGCGGCAGCTCATGGGCAAAAGATCCAAAagaggagatgctgctgctgctgctgctaatgccGTTAATGTGTGTGCACTGTGCAATAGGAAGACCCAGGAGGGCTCTCAGCACATCAAGCAGCAGTGCTGGCAGTGTGGGACAACCATCTGCATTCTGGCGCCCAAGCACTTCTGTCCAGCTGAAccct TGCCGTTCTCGGGCTGGGAGGTGGTGGACGATGGAGCTTCCTATCCTGGGGTGGAGCTGAAGCCGTCGCAGAAGCCCCAGAACCGGGGCGTCTACGCCATGTACCACGGCACCAGCGTGGCCAGCGCTCGCCTCATCATCGCCCATGGTTTCAAGCAGTCGTCAGGAGGAACGCTGGGGCGAGGCGTCTACGTGAGCCGTAACAGGAGCAAGGCATCCAGCTACCCGCTCCACGCGCAGCCTGCAGACCGCGTGGTGTTTGAGCTGCGCGTGCGG GCAGATGGCTACGACACCGCGTGGCTTCCCCCCAGCGCTGTGCGTTTAGAGGAAGACTGTGTGTTTGACCCCaagagggtggaggtggtgggcaTCGCCCAGGCCCCGAGCCCCAGCGTTGagaaagagctgctgcagctcatagGCAAGAAATCCAAAAGAAAAaatgctgctgccgctgttgctgctgctatTAAT TGtatattacatttttgtttGACTGATCCGCTCCTGAACTGCTTTCAGTTCTACACCGCTTTCTCTCTGAGCGTGTCAATAAATGATAAGCGCTcagctttttctctctctctcagcgtCTCCTTCCCAAGCGGCATGTCAGTGCAGTTCTTCGGCTGGGAGGCGACCTACGACGATGACTCCCCTCGCCTGGAGCTGGGGGCCGCACAGGAGCCTAAAGACCGCGGCGTCTACATCATGTTCCACGGCACTAGCGTCGCCAACGCGCGGGCCATCATCACCAATGGCTTCCGACAGTCCCCGAAGGGCATGCTGGGCCCGGGAGTGTACGTCAGCCGCGACAGGAAGAAGGCCGAACGCTACCCACTGAACATCAACCACGCGGAGCGCGTGGTGCTGGAGCTCCACGTGCGCGTCGGCCGCGTCAAGCGCATCGACAAGGACGACCATCCCATGCAGTACACGTGGAGCAAGCAGGGCTACGACACGGCGTGGGTCCCTCCAAACTGTGGCATGAAAGCCGTGCCCAGTGGTCTGTCGGAGGATTGCGTGTATGACCCCCAAAGAGTGAAGGTCGTGGCCGTCGCCAAAGCACCAGGCAGCGTGCTCACTGAGTTCCAACAGCTTGTGGCCAACAGTCTAGGGGATAGTGCGGAGGTGGACTCTGCCGGCGTGTGCTCCGTGTGCAATAGGAAGACCACGCAGGGCAGCCCACACGTCATTCAGCCATGCTGGGGCTGTGGGCAAAACATCTGCCCTCTCATGAACAAGCACGTCTGTACAGTTAGAATCTGA
- the LOC114862256 gene encoding uncharacterized protein LOC114862256 — protein sequence MSVPFSGWEVVDDGASYPGVELKPSQKPQNRGVYAMYHGTSVASARLIIAHGFKQSSGGTLGRGVYVSRNRSKASSYPLHAQPADRVVFELRVRVGRVKRIDPNSIFVPLTWQADGYDTAWLPPSAVRLEEDCVFDPKRVEVVGIAQAPSPSVEKELLQLIGKKSKRKNAAAAVAAAINVCALCKRKTQEGSQHIKQQCWRCGTTICILAPRHFCPAEP from the coding sequence ATGTCAGTGCCGTTCTCGGGCTGGGAGGTGGTGGACGATGGAGCTTCCTATCCTGGGGTGGAGCTGAAGCCGTCGCAGAAGCCCCAGAACCGGGGCGTCTACGCCATGTACCACGGCACCAGCGTGGCCAGCGCTCGCCTCATCATCGCCCATGGTTTCAAGCAGTCGTCAGGAGGAACGCTGGGGCGAGGCGTCTACGTGAGCCGTAACAGGAGCAAGGCATCCAGCTACCCGCTCCACGCGCAGCCTGCAGACCGCGTGGTGTTTGAGCTGCGCGTGCGGGTGGGACGTGTAAAGCGTATTGACCCAAACAGTATTTTCGTGCCACTTACCTGGCAGGCAGATGGCTACGACACCGCGTGGCTTCCCCCCAGCGCTGTGCGTTTAGAGGAAGACTGTGTGTTTGACCCCaagagggtggaggtggtgggcaTCGCCCAGGCCCCGAGCCCCAGCGTTGagaaagagctgctgcagctcatagGCAAGAAATCCAAAAGAAAAaatgctgctgccgctgttgctgctgctatTAATGTGTGTGCACTGTGcaagaggaagacccaggaggGCTCTCAGCACATCAAGCAGCAGTGCTGGCGGTGTGGGACAACCATCTGCATTCTGGCGCCCAGGCACTTCTGTCCAGCTGAAccctga
- the fam81b gene encoding protein FAM81B, whose product MSNETRLQPYAGRADACEAQPQERTLAVLLEEALRIKEEVAAGLRSCTGSVRAQALSRQLLETHILTITRIVKRLSVDIQALERQISQRDSVTSGTTLAIQRLDQKNGEAIGDLRVRVARCDASISKLSADTSSGEQQKARLQQEVTELRLAVDAKLKEMEVKLNGALKRLEDFLTEHSRKQRKSVADLQRQVKLLEDKMSAELKKANEQTDVLRKCTEQFSSITLTHAEKNQQLRSQLQHKMSEAESTLGEQLRGLDARLQNSEAQRQQAERSQEDRVRRHETRLSKRMASVETSLRQELQLLKQEYHKGFLSVRDAIESLRQIGDIKSRLDNEKLQKDIRHICNKVAELSDV is encoded by the exons ATGTCCAATGAGACGAGGCTTCAGCCGTATGCCGGCAG AGCTGACGCGTGTGAGGCTCAGCCTCAGGAGAGGacactggctgtgctgctggaggaggctttGAGGATCAAAGAGGAGGTGGCAGCGGGCCTGCGGTCCTGCACGGGCTCCGTCCGGGCCCAGGCGCTGTCCCGCCAGCTGCTGGAGACTCACATACTGACCATCACGCGCATCGTGAAGCGGCTCAGCGTCGACATACAG GCGCTGGAGAGACAGATCAGCCAGCGTGACTCTGTTACCTCTGGAACAACATTAGCCATCCAGCGCCTGGACCAGAAGAATGGGGAGGCCATCGGAGACCTGAGAGTGAGAGTGGCCAG GTGTGACGCGAGCATTTCCAAACTGAGCGCTGACACGAGCTCCGGGGAGCAGCAGAAGgctcggctgcagcaggaggtgacggagcTCAGGCTGGCTGTGGATGCAAAGCTTAAGGAGATGGAGGTCAAG CTTAATGGAGCACTAAAAAGACTGGAGGACTTTTTGACAGAACATTCTCGGAAACAGAGGAAGTCAGTGGCTGATCTGCAGAGACAAGTAAAACTACTAGAGGACAA GATGTCGGCTGAGCTAAAGAAAGCCAACGAGCAGACAGATGTACTGAGGAAATGCACCGAACAGTTCAGCAGCATCACCCTGACACATGCAGAGAAGAACCAGCAGCTCCGCTCACAGCTACAGCACAAAATG TCTGAGGCAGAGTCCACATTAGGTGAACAACTGCGTGGTCTGGACGCCCGTCTGCAGAACTCTGAGGCCCAGCGGCAGCAGGCTGAGCGCAGCCAGGAGGACCGTGTGCGACGCCATGAAACCCGACTCAGTAAGAGGATGGCCTCAGTGGAGACCAGCCtccggcaggagctgcagctgctcaaacagGAGTACCACAAAG GGTTCCTGTCTGTGCGTGATGCCATCGAGTCCCTGCGGCAGATAGGCGACATCAAGTCCCGCCTCGACAACGAGAAGCTTCAGAAGGACATCAGGCACATCTGCAACAAGGTGGCAGAGCTCAGTGACGTGTGA